From the genome of Geobacter sp. SVR, one region includes:
- a CDS encoding MoxR family ATPase, producing MKTVTIDGINLSLSGQVELPLKWVGQEELLRQLLAAWMVIDQRDIPFNPRLVGKPGVGKTTLAYAAARRLGQPVYLFQATMDTRPEDLIVTPVIGPDGGIQYAASSLVSAMVSGGVLILDEGNRMSEKAWASLAPLLDDRRYVESIVTGLRIPAHRDFRIVVTMNEDASTFELPEYIHSRLQPQIFIDFPEADEELLILIENLPFADTDILKYVVDFLQAAHAADELYSVRDGINIARYAIKMAAATGSSPGDLLPLAVERILGDEALHYLE from the coding sequence ATGAAAACTGTCACCATCGACGGAATCAACCTCTCGCTGTCCGGCCAGGTGGAGCTGCCGCTGAAATGGGTCGGCCAGGAGGAACTGCTGCGGCAGCTTCTGGCGGCCTGGATGGTCATCGATCAACGCGACATCCCCTTCAATCCGCGCCTGGTGGGCAAGCCGGGAGTCGGCAAGACTACTCTGGCCTATGCGGCCGCCCGGAGGCTGGGGCAGCCGGTGTACCTCTTCCAGGCCACCATGGATACCCGGCCCGAGGACCTGATCGTCACGCCGGTCATCGGACCGGATGGCGGGATCCAGTATGCCGCCTCCTCGCTGGTTTCAGCGATGGTTTCGGGTGGGGTCCTGATCCTGGACGAGGGTAACCGCATGAGTGAAAAGGCTTGGGCCTCCCTGGCACCGCTGCTGGACGACCGCCGCTACGTCGAATCGATCGTCACCGGACTGCGCATCCCGGCCCACCGCGACTTCCGGATCGTGGTCACCATGAACGAGGATGCTTCCACCTTCGAGCTGCCCGAGTACATCCATTCCCGTCTGCAGCCCCAGATCTTCATCGACTTTCCCGAAGCCGACGAGGAGTTGCTGATCCTGATCGAAAACCTGCCCTTTGCCGACACGGACATCCTGAAGTATGTGGTGGATTTCCTGCAGGCCGCCCATGCGGCGGACGAGCTCTATTCGGTCAGGGACGGCATCAACATTGCCCGCTATGCCATCAAGATGGCGGCTGCCACCGGCAGCTCCCCCGGCGATCTGCTCCCCCTGGCAGTGGAGCGCATTCTGGGGGATGAGGCCCTGCACTACCTGGAGTGA
- a CDS encoding PilZ domain-containing protein, whose product MISQREGERNPSFERCVVHHKGKSLECSVENISTSGVLVKLNDVLSVRDFKPGDICTLNLSDDPAISHREIRCCVSRHTSTHVGLQFTF is encoded by the coding sequence ATGATTTCACAACGAGAAGGCGAAAGAAATCCCAGCTTTGAACGATGCGTAGTGCATCATAAAGGTAAAAGCCTGGAATGCAGTGTGGAGAACATATCGACCTCGGGCGTGCTGGTGAAATTGAACGACGTTCTGTCAGTCAGGGATTTTAAACCGGGTGATATCTGTACGCTCAATTTATCGGACGATCCGGCCATTTCTCACCGGGAGATCAGATGCTGCGTTTCCCGTCACACCTCGACCCATGTCGGACTCCAGTTTACATTCTAG
- a CDS encoding response regulator → MRRRDRPIPFGPAEAGRTVNRPGRQRWAESVPGKELHSITSSRSHNAHAILIVEDDPATGEILQRMIALKFRDLEVLIAATGEKGLELFREHRPDIVITDINLPTMDGLRMISEMKTTKPELCAIVLTGYDMASQADRIKEVGICGYILKPIEFHALFAAIGTCLSAAGSDAEPGVSGSLP, encoded by the coding sequence ATGCGTCGCAGGGACCGGCCCATTCCCTTCGGGCCGGCCGAGGCCGGAAGAACCGTCAATCGGCCCGGCAGGCAGAGATGGGCTGAAAGCGTGCCGGGAAAGGAGCTGCATTCTATTACATCCTCCAGGTCACATAACGCCCATGCGATCCTGATCGTGGAGGATGACCCGGCCACCGGTGAAATCCTGCAGCGTATGATCGCACTGAAATTCCGCGACCTCGAAGTCCTGATTGCCGCCACCGGTGAAAAGGGGTTGGAGCTGTTCCGCGAGCACCGGCCGGATATCGTCATCACCGACATCAACCTGCCGACGATGGACGGCCTCCGGATGATCTCCGAAATGAAGACGACCAAACCGGAGCTGTGTGCGATCGTGCTGACCGGCTACGACATGGCCAGCCAGGCCGACCGGATCAAGGAGGTCGGCATCTGCGGCTATATTCTCAAGCCGATCGAATTCCACGCATTGTTTGCAGCCATTGGGACCTGTCTGTCAGCCGCCGGCAGCGATGCGGAGCCCGGAGTTTCCGGTTCACTCCCCTGA
- a CDS encoding pirin family protein gives MSTVRKISQVWKSKPTVEGAGVHLKRAFGNYQVPRFDPFLLLDDFHSDYPPHYLKGFPWHPHRGIETITYVIEGRVEHGDSMGNKGVIGPGDIQWMTAGSGIIHQEMPRGDDNGLMWGFQLWANLPASHKMMDPRYQGLVATEIPEVLLRGGARVKIICGHLEGVKGPVRDVIVDPEYLDVALPANSTFSHPARRGYTTFAYVVQGEGYFDPERDAYAHEVIGNNYFDFQRRCLCGAESLVLYGDGDQVEISTREIPVRFLLVSGKPIGEPVAWYGPIVMNTQEELRTAFEEFEQGTFTRHKTAG, from the coding sequence ATGAGCACGGTACGCAAGATCAGCCAGGTATGGAAGAGCAAACCGACCGTAGAAGGGGCCGGCGTTCATCTCAAGCGGGCCTTCGGCAACTACCAGGTGCCCCGTTTCGACCCGTTTCTCCTGCTGGACGACTTTCATTCCGACTATCCCCCCCACTACCTCAAGGGCTTCCCCTGGCACCCGCACCGCGGCATCGAAACGATCACCTATGTGATCGAGGGGCGGGTGGAACACGGCGACAGCATGGGCAACAAGGGGGTGATAGGACCGGGTGATATCCAGTGGATGACCGCCGGCAGCGGCATCATCCACCAGGAAATGCCGCGGGGAGACGATAACGGCCTGATGTGGGGCTTTCAGCTGTGGGCCAATCTGCCCGCCTCCCACAAGATGATGGACCCGCGCTACCAGGGGCTGGTGGCAACGGAAATCCCGGAGGTATTGCTGCGGGGGGGGGCGCGGGTCAAGATCATCTGCGGCCACTTGGAGGGGGTCAAGGGGCCGGTGCGGGACGTGATTGTCGATCCCGAATACCTGGACGTGGCCCTGCCTGCCAACAGCACCTTCAGTCACCCTGCCAGGCGGGGATATACCACCTTTGCCTATGTGGTGCAGGGCGAGGGATATTTCGATCCGGAACGGGATGCTTACGCCCATGAAGTGATAGGCAACAACTACTTCGATTTCCAGCGCAGATGCCTGTGCGGTGCGGAGAGTCTCGTCCTGTACGGCGATGGCGATCAGGTCGAAATCAGTACCAGGGAGATTCCGGTGCGGTTTCTGCTGGTATCGGGCAAGCCGATCGGGGAACCGGTGGCCTGGTACGGACCGATCGTGATGAACACCCAGGAGGAATTGCGGACAGCATTCGAGGAGTTCGAGCAGGGAACCTTCACCAGACACAAAACAGCCGGATAG
- a CDS encoding CoA-binding protein, whose product MSKQEQIERFLASSQFGVVGASSNRQKYGNRVLRCYVQSGYKAIPVNPGEAEIEGIPCVSSIPSLPAEVKSISMITPPAVTEKLVPEAIAHGIENIWMQPGAESATAVALCREKGINVIADGSCLLVQLGFHDH is encoded by the coding sequence ATGTCGAAACAGGAGCAGATCGAACGTTTTCTCGCATCATCGCAGTTCGGCGTGGTAGGGGCCTCGTCAAACCGGCAGAAATACGGCAACCGCGTGTTGCGCTGCTATGTCCAGAGCGGCTACAAGGCAATTCCGGTCAATCCCGGTGAGGCGGAGATCGAGGGCATCCCCTGCGTAAGTTCGATTCCCTCGCTTCCGGCAGAGGTCAAGAGCATCTCGATGATCACTCCGCCGGCAGTGACCGAAAAACTGGTGCCCGAGGCGATCGCACACGGGATCGAAAACATCTGGATGCAGCCGGGCGCCGAGAGCGCAACGGCAGTGGCACTCTGCCGCGAAAAGGGTATCAACGTGATTGCCGACGGCAGTTGTCTGTTGGTTCAGCTCGGCTTTCACGACCACTGA
- the tesB gene encoding acyl-CoA thioesterase II has protein sequence MTIIPAYDLVNHLDLETIEDNLFRGECLDIGGRSVFGGQVLGQALMAACRTVTGRQAHSLHAYFLLPGDMKTPIVYSVERIRDGRSFATRRIVAIQHGRPIFIMTASFQTAEHGVEHQTAMPDVPPPDDLPSLLDLKRGMAETDPERFQGKVLRELPVEIRPVRPANPYLEMVQPAVQQVWVRVTATLPDDPDLHQAALAYASDFSLLRTASLPHGISLRQGTVHAASIDHAMWFHRPFRADQWLLFAMESPSAAGARGLSHGNFFTREGALVASAAQEGLMRITPEQ, from the coding sequence ATGACAATCATCCCGGCTTATGATCTGGTGAATCATCTCGATCTCGAAACGATCGAGGACAACCTGTTCCGGGGGGAATGCCTGGACATCGGGGGAAGAAGCGTGTTTGGCGGCCAGGTGCTCGGCCAGGCCCTGATGGCGGCCTGCCGCACTGTCACTGGCAGGCAGGCGCATTCCCTGCATGCATACTTCCTGCTCCCCGGCGACATGAAGACACCGATAGTCTACAGCGTGGAACGCATCCGCGATGGGAGAAGTTTCGCCACCAGGAGGATCGTTGCCATCCAGCACGGTCGCCCCATTTTCATCATGACCGCCTCCTTCCAGACGGCGGAGCATGGGGTCGAACATCAGACGGCCATGCCGGATGTGCCTCCTCCGGACGATCTGCCTTCCCTGCTGGATCTGAAGAGAGGTATGGCGGAAACCGATCCTGAACGTTTCCAGGGCAAGGTTCTGCGGGAGCTGCCGGTCGAGATACGACCGGTGCGTCCCGCCAATCCCTATCTGGAAATGGTGCAGCCCGCGGTTCAACAGGTCTGGGTGCGCGTCACAGCCACCCTGCCCGACGATCCGGACCTACATCAGGCGGCACTGGCATACGCCTCGGATTTCAGCCTGCTGCGCACGGCCAGCCTGCCGCACGGGATCTCCCTGCGCCAGGGCACTGTCCATGCCGCCAGCATCGATCACGCCATGTGGTTTCACCGCCCTTTCCGCGCCGACCAGTGGCTGCTGTTCGCCATGGAAAGCCCCAGCGCGGCCGGAGCGCGCGGCCTGAGCCACGGAAATTTTTTCACCAGGGAAGGCGCCCTGGTTGCCTCGGCAGCCCAGGAAGGGCTGATGCGGATTACCCCGGAGCAATAA
- a CDS encoding diguanylate cyclase domain-containing protein, with translation MKDLVALHAALASYPIITLLGPVFLVVAIVLAVYYLRISRRLRFQISLQERMDQTLRKLSSAVENCPASIVITDKQGDIEYINPAFSRMTGYEPQEVLGRNTRILKGGDQPDEFYRSMWETLMRKEVWHGEFHNKSKDGSLFWEAASISPIIDPHGEITHFVAVKENITDKKLMLERLEHMANFDMLTGLSNRRMFLDRLAQGVEIARRNEQRLALMFIDLDGFKDINDSFGHEAGDLVLKKTAFRLMNCVRLSDMVGRIGGDEFTIALGTISHYGDAGQVAEKILEALRRPIILPDGRVEQIDACIGISVFPKDAEDCDQLLAAADDAMYEVKRNGKGGWRFASRSTGVREADTDWQGFPTPD, from the coding sequence ATGAAAGATCTTGTTGCTCTCCATGCGGCTCTGGCTTCATATCCGATCATCACCCTGCTGGGACCCGTTTTTCTGGTGGTTGCGATCGTGCTGGCTGTCTACTACCTGCGCATCTCGCGCCGCCTGCGTTTCCAGATCTCCCTGCAGGAGCGGATGGACCAGACGTTGCGCAAGCTGTCGTCGGCGGTCGAGAACTGCCCCGCCTCCATAGTTATCACCGATAAACAAGGGGACATAGAGTACATTAATCCCGCCTTCAGCCGGATGACGGGCTACGAGCCACAGGAAGTGCTCGGCCGGAATACCCGTATCCTGAAGGGGGGGGATCAGCCTGATGAGTTTTACCGCTCCATGTGGGAAACCCTGATGCGCAAAGAGGTATGGCACGGAGAATTTCACAATAAGAGCAAGGATGGCAGCCTGTTCTGGGAAGCTGCCTCCATTTCTCCCATAATCGATCCGCATGGCGAGATAACGCATTTCGTTGCGGTCAAGGAGAACATTACCGACAAGAAACTGATGCTGGAGAGGCTGGAGCATATGGCCAACTTCGACATGCTGACCGGCTTGTCGAACCGGCGCATGTTTTTGGACCGTCTGGCTCAGGGGGTGGAGATAGCCCGTCGCAACGAGCAGCGTCTGGCCCTGATGTTCATAGACCTGGATGGATTCAAGGATATAAATGACAGCTTCGGCCACGAAGCCGGCGATCTGGTGCTGAAGAAGACCGCTTTCCGGTTGATGAACTGTGTACGGCTGTCCGACATGGTTGGCCGTATCGGGGGGGACGAATTCACCATTGCTCTGGGCACCATCAGTCATTATGGAGATGCCGGGCAGGTGGCGGAAAAGATCCTGGAAGCGCTGCGGCGGCCGATAATCCTGCCTGACGGCAGAGTAGAGCAGATCGATGCCTGCATCGGCATCAGCGTTTTCCCGAAGGACGCCGAGGACTGCGATCAATTGCTGGCAGCCGCCGATGACGCCATGTACGAGGTCAAGCGCAACGGTAAGGGGGGCTGGAGGTTCGCTTCCCGCAGCACCGGCGTGCGGGAGGCGGACACCGATTGGCAGGGCTTTCCCACGCCGGATTGA
- a CDS encoding methyl-accepting chemotaxis protein has product MGFFGSSTKAELAEKEAEIKKLTQVIDNVENIVMLCDATPDNKVFYMNNSAKELMRRHRSELNAGLNGADVGNVFNNSIHQYHKDPGRVRRLFSNPRTDLPHSAEIPIGGITLKTTAYPIWDSKDSSKVLCFMACWSDITAEKQVKEQQYKQIERKNYLEERVHQIATAMEEMSMTVNEVAGNTSNAAESALQVSQNAHEGQQVVNQAVQEMQKVAEVVRSSAAIVGNLGATSEKIGEFVNVINEIADQTNLLALNAAIEAARAGEMGRGFAVVADEVRRLAERTMNSTKQINTMVAEIQNGTKLAVDSIERGKAEAEKGEELSHKAEESLHSIVESIEGIKNMIAQIATASEEQAATATVIASNLEEISRE; this is encoded by the coding sequence ATGGGTTTTTTCGGGAGCAGCACCAAAGCTGAATTGGCCGAAAAAGAAGCTGAAATCAAGAAGCTGACGCAGGTCATCGATAACGTGGAAAACATAGTCATGCTCTGTGATGCGACACCTGATAACAAGGTGTTCTATATGAACAACAGCGCCAAGGAGCTGATGCGACGGCACCGCTCCGAGCTGAATGCCGGTCTGAACGGGGCCGATGTCGGCAACGTTTTCAATAATTCGATTCACCAGTACCACAAGGACCCGGGCCGGGTAAGACGGCTCTTTTCAAACCCCCGCACCGATCTGCCGCACTCCGCCGAAATTCCCATCGGTGGCATTACCCTTAAAACTACCGCCTATCCGATCTGGGACAGCAAGGACAGCAGCAAGGTGCTGTGTTTCATGGCCTGCTGGAGCGACATTACCGCCGAAAAACAAGTAAAGGAGCAGCAGTACAAACAGATCGAGCGCAAGAATTATCTGGAAGAACGGGTTCATCAGATTGCGACCGCCATGGAAGAGATGAGCATGACCGTGAACGAAGTGGCCGGGAACACCAGCAATGCGGCCGAGTCGGCGCTGCAGGTGTCGCAGAACGCCCATGAAGGCCAGCAGGTGGTCAACCAGGCGGTACAGGAGATGCAGAAAGTGGCGGAGGTGGTTCGATCTTCGGCCGCCATTGTCGGCAATCTGGGGGCAACCTCCGAGAAGATCGGCGAGTTCGTCAATGTGATCAACGAGATCGCCGATCAGACCAACCTGCTGGCTCTGAATGCCGCCATCGAAGCGGCCCGGGCAGGCGAAATGGGGCGCGGTTTCGCAGTGGTTGCCGATGAAGTCCGCCGACTTGCGGAGCGCACCATGAACTCCACCAAGCAGATCAATACCATGGTGGCCGAGATACAGAACGGCACCAAGCTGGCGGTTGATTCGATCGAGCGCGGCAAGGCGGAGGCGGAGAAAGGGGAGGAGCTTTCCCACAAGGCCGAAGAGTCGCTGCATTCGATTGTCGAATCCATAGAAGGCATCAAAAACATGATCGCCCAGATCGCCACCGCTTCGGAGGAACAGGCGGCAACAGCCACCGTGATTGCCAGCAACCTGGAGGAGATCTCCCGCGAATAG
- the pruA gene encoding L-glutamate gamma-semialdehyde dehydrogenase, with protein MQNADLNNKIVSRGKAFFTTISGEKPSLFNKGAWMGKVMDWSMQNEQFKIQMFRFVDAFPSLTTSKLLTDHIREYFGEEKDMPPVLSTGAKMAGMLGSLGGAVLNKVISANIQEMARQFIVGENTKEAVKNIEKLRKDGFAAVVDVLGEATLSEEEAELYVGTYLELLEALKGEQKGWKGLSGQAGDPNRDWGHAPKINVAVKPTALFCLANPQDFEGSVQAILRQMRRICAKVVELEGFLCIDMESYRFKDITLEVFRRLKLEYRDYPHIGIVLQAYLKDTDKDLADLLAWARQNNTQISVRLVKGAYWDYETVKAKQMGWQIPVWTIKAESDAAYERQARMILENHEICHFACASHNIRTISAVMEMAAELKVPESRYEFQVLYGMAEPVRKGILKVAGRIRLYCPYGDMVPGMGYLVRRLLENTANESFLRQSFAEDAQLERLLEDPNATAERERAVRAKKPKKQVAGPGGLSRFENDPMVDFTRADHRAAFPAAIAQVRGQLGKTYPLFIGGKTVETSDRIPTVNPNRPSEVLGHICQAGIPEVTKAIASAKAAFPAWRDTPPRERAEYLLKAAAAARRRIFELSAWQVLEIGKQWDQAFADVGEAIDFLEYYAREMIRLGTPQRLGHAPGELNHYFYEPKGLAAIIAPWNFPLAISMGMASAAIVTGNPVIFKPSNITGIIGHHLVEIFREAGLPEGVFNFVPGRGSVMGDFLVDHPDISLIAFTGSMEVGLRIVERAAKVHPSQTNVKKIISEMGGKNAIIIDDDADLDEAVPHVLYSAFGFQGQKCSACSRVIVLDAVYDKFTDRLVKAAQAYQVGPSEDPTYTMGAVSDEAARKNILGYAALGKQEGKLLYESPIPQVEGYWVPLTIIGGIRPEHRLAQEEVFGPVLAVMRAKDFDQAIEWANSTKFALTGGIFSRSPEHLNRARRDFRVGNLYINRNNTGALVERQPFGGAAMSGVGTKAGGPDYLLHFMDPRVVTENTMRRGFAPVEEDDDWVE; from the coding sequence ATGCAGAACGCCGACTTGAACAACAAGATCGTAAGCCGCGGCAAAGCCTTTTTCACCACCATCTCGGGCGAAAAACCATCCCTTTTCAACAAGGGGGCCTGGATGGGCAAGGTCATGGACTGGAGCATGCAGAACGAACAGTTCAAGATCCAGATGTTCCGTTTCGTGGATGCCTTCCCCTCGCTGACCACCTCCAAGCTGCTGACCGACCATATCCGCGAGTATTTCGGCGAAGAGAAGGACATGCCGCCGGTGCTTTCAACCGGCGCGAAGATGGCAGGCATGCTTGGTTCCCTGGGGGGAGCGGTGCTCAACAAGGTCATCTCCGCCAATATCCAGGAAATGGCCCGTCAGTTCATCGTCGGCGAGAACACCAAAGAAGCGGTCAAAAACATCGAAAAGCTGCGCAAGGACGGCTTTGCCGCCGTTGTGGACGTACTGGGCGAGGCCACCCTGTCCGAAGAGGAGGCCGAGCTGTATGTCGGCACCTATCTGGAACTGTTGGAGGCACTCAAGGGTGAGCAGAAGGGCTGGAAAGGGCTCTCCGGCCAGGCCGGCGACCCGAACCGGGACTGGGGCCATGCCCCCAAGATCAATGTGGCAGTCAAGCCCACGGCCCTGTTCTGTCTGGCCAATCCCCAGGACTTCGAAGGCTCGGTCCAGGCCATCCTCAGGCAGATGCGGCGCATCTGCGCCAAAGTGGTCGAACTGGAAGGCTTCCTCTGCATCGACATGGAATCCTACCGTTTCAAGGATATCACGCTGGAGGTTTTCCGCCGTCTCAAGCTTGAATACCGGGATTATCCCCACATCGGCATCGTGCTCCAGGCCTACCTGAAGGATACCGACAAGGATCTGGCCGACCTGCTGGCCTGGGCACGGCAGAACAACACGCAGATCTCGGTCCGCCTGGTCAAGGGGGCCTACTGGGATTATGAGACCGTCAAGGCCAAGCAGATGGGATGGCAGATCCCGGTCTGGACCATCAAGGCCGAAAGCGATGCTGCCTACGAGCGCCAGGCGCGCATGATCCTGGAGAACCACGAGATCTGCCACTTTGCCTGCGCCTCCCACAACATCCGTACCATTTCGGCGGTGATGGAGATGGCTGCCGAACTGAAGGTGCCGGAATCGCGCTACGAGTTCCAGGTGCTCTACGGCATGGCCGAGCCGGTGCGCAAAGGTATCCTCAAGGTGGCCGGACGCATCCGCCTCTACTGTCCCTACGGCGACATGGTGCCGGGCATGGGCTACCTGGTACGCCGCCTGCTGGAGAACACCGCCAACGAGTCGTTCCTGCGCCAGAGCTTTGCCGAGGACGCCCAATTGGAGCGGCTGCTGGAAGACCCGAATGCCACGGCCGAGCGCGAGCGGGCAGTGCGGGCCAAAAAACCGAAGAAGCAGGTCGCCGGTCCCGGGGGACTGTCACGTTTCGAAAACGACCCCATGGTCGACTTCACCCGCGCCGACCACCGGGCCGCCTTCCCGGCCGCCATTGCCCAGGTGCGCGGCCAGTTGGGCAAGACCTACCCGCTCTTCATCGGCGGCAAGACCGTCGAAACCTCCGACAGGATCCCGACCGTCAATCCGAACCGCCCCTCCGAGGTGCTGGGTCACATCTGCCAGGCCGGCATCCCCGAGGTAACCAAAGCCATTGCCTCGGCCAAGGCCGCTTTCCCGGCCTGGCGCGACACTCCGCCGCGGGAACGGGCCGAGTATCTGCTCAAGGCGGCCGCCGCTGCCCGCCGCCGGATCTTCGAGCTCTCCGCCTGGCAGGTGCTGGAAATCGGCAAACAGTGGGACCAAGCTTTCGCCGATGTGGGTGAGGCCATCGACTTCCTGGAATACTATGCCCGCGAGATGATCCGTCTGGGAACGCCGCAGAGGCTGGGGCATGCACCAGGCGAACTGAACCACTACTTCTACGAGCCCAAGGGGCTGGCGGCGATCATCGCCCCCTGGAACTTCCCGCTGGCCATCAGCATGGGCATGGCCTCGGCCGCCATCGTGACCGGCAACCCGGTCATCTTCAAGCCCTCCAACATCACCGGCATCATTGGCCATCACCTGGTGGAGATCTTCCGTGAGGCGGGCCTGCCGGAGGGGGTCTTCAACTTCGTGCCGGGCCGCGGCAGCGTGATGGGGGATTTCCTGGTGGATCACCCCGACATCAGCCTGATCGCCTTTACCGGCTCCATGGAGGTCGGCCTGCGCATCGTGGAACGCGCCGCCAAGGTGCATCCCAGCCAGACGAACGTCAAGAAGATCATCTCCGAAATGGGGGGCAAGAACGCCATCATCATCGACGACGATGCCGACCTGGACGAAGCGGTGCCGCACGTACTCTACTCGGCCTTCGGCTTCCAGGGTCAGAAATGTTCGGCCTGTTCCCGCGTCATCGTACTGGATGCGGTCTACGACAAGTTCACCGACCGGCTGGTCAAGGCAGCCCAGGCTTACCAGGTCGGCCCCTCCGAGGACCCCACCTATACCATGGGGGCCGTTTCGGACGAAGCCGCCCGCAAAAACATCCTGGGATATGCGGCCCTCGGCAAGCAGGAAGGCAAGCTGCTCTATGAAAGCCCGATCCCGCAGGTCGAAGGCTACTGGGTGCCGCTGACCATCATCGGCGGTATCCGCCCCGAGCATCGCCTGGCCCAGGAAGAGGTCTTCGGGCCGGTACTGGCGGTGATGCGCGCCAAGGACTTCGACCAGGCCATCGAATGGGCCAATTCGACCAAATTTGCCCTGACCGGCGGCATCTTCAGCCGCTCGCCGGAACACCTCAACCGGGCGCGGCGCGATTTCCGGGTGGGCAACCTCTACATCAACCGCAACAACACCGGTGCCCTGGTCGAGCGCCAGCCGTTCGGCGGGGCGGCCATGTCAGGGGTCGGCACCAAGGCGGGGGGGCCCGATTACCTGCTGCACTTCATGGATCCGCGGGTGGTGACGGAAAACACCATGCGTCGCGGCTTTGCACCGGTCGAGGAGGACGACGACTGGGTGGAATAG
- a CDS encoding FadR/GntR family transcriptional regulator: MFKAVKQNRAYQDVVEQIQDAIISGTLKPGSQLPAERELKESFGISRGTLREALRVLEQKGLIEIRTGVSGGSIVREVNSEQLSENLGLLIRNRTVSLRDLAEFRKGIEGGVAVLAAQRANEQDKAALRALLAEAEGYLKQGRRGWDAFIRTDEKLHMALASISANQLFISVLESVYLNIHTYYENFLPREKRVLQENFDDLSGIVAAVEAGDGERARELAQGHVDRFNAYMEEKGPR, translated from the coding sequence ATGTTCAAAGCGGTCAAACAGAATCGGGCCTACCAGGATGTGGTGGAGCAGATACAGGATGCGATTATCTCGGGAACCCTCAAGCCGGGCAGCCAGCTGCCGGCCGAGCGGGAATTGAAGGAGTCGTTCGGCATCAGCCGGGGAACGCTGCGCGAGGCCTTGCGGGTGCTGGAGCAGAAGGGGCTGATAGAGATCCGTACCGGAGTATCCGGCGGTTCCATTGTCAGGGAGGTCAACAGCGAGCAGCTCAGCGAGAATCTCGGGCTTCTGATTCGCAACCGCACCGTTTCGCTGCGTGACCTGGCCGAATTTCGCAAGGGAATCGAGGGTGGGGTGGCCGTACTGGCGGCTCAACGGGCCAATGAGCAGGATAAGGCCGCGCTGAGGGCGCTGTTGGCTGAAGCGGAGGGATATCTCAAGCAGGGGCGCAGAGGGTGGGACGCTTTTATCCGGACCGATGAGAAGCTCCATATGGCCCTGGCCAGCATAAGCGCCAACCAGCTCTTCATCAGCGTGCTGGAGAGTGTTTACCTCAATATCCACACCTACTACGAAAATTTTCTGCCGCGCGAGAAACGGGTGTTGCAGGAAAACTTCGATGATTTGAGCGGCATCGTGGCCGCGGTGGAAGCAGGCGACGGCGAACGGGCCCGGGAACTGGCCCAGGGGCACGTGGACCGCTTCAATGCCTATATGGAGGAAAAGGGTCCACGATAG